In Arvicola amphibius chromosome 1, mArvAmp1.2, whole genome shotgun sequence, one DNA window encodes the following:
- the Mapk3 gene encoding mitogen-activated protein kinase 3, translating to MAAAAAPGGGGGEPRGAAGVGPGVPGEVEVVKGQPFDVGPRYTQLQYIGEGAYGMVSSAYDHVRKTRVAIKKISPFEHQTYCQRTLREIQILLRFRHENVIGIRDILRAPTLEAMRDVYIVQDLMETDLYKLLKSQQLSNDHICYFLYQILRGLKYIHSANVLHRDLKPSNLLINTTCDLKICDFGLARIADPEHDHTGFLTEYVATRWYRAPEIMLNSKGYTKSIDIWSVGCILAEMLSNRPIFPGKHYLDQLNHILGILGSPSQEDLNCIINMKARNYLQSLPSKTKVAWAKLFPKSDSKALDLLDRMLTFNPNKRITVEEALAHPYLEQYYDPTDEPVAEEPFTFDMELDDLPKERLKELIFQETARFQPGASEAP from the exons atggcggcggcggcggctccggggggcgggggcggggagcCCCGGGGAGCCGCTGGGGTCGGCCCGGGGGTCCcgggggaggtggaggtggtgaaGGGACAGCCATTCGACGTGGGCCCACGCTACACGCAGCTGCAGTACATCGGCGAGGGCGCGTATGGCATGGTCAG CTCTGCTTATGACCACGTGCGCAAGACTCGAGTGGCCATCAAGAAGATCAGCCCCTTCGAGCACCAGACCTACTGTCAGCGTACACTGAGAGAGATCCAGATCTTGCTGCGATTCCGCCATGAGAATGTCATAGGCATCCGAGACATCCTCAGAGCACCCACCCTGGAAGCTATGAGGGATGT CTACATTGTTCAGGACCTCATGGAGACGGACCTGTACAAGCTGCTAAAGAGCCAGCAGCTGAGCAATGACCACATCTGCTACTTCCTCTACCAGATCCTTCGGGGCCTCAAGTATATCCACTCAGCTAACGTGCTCCACCGGGATCTGAAGCCCTCCAACCTGCTTATCAACACCACCTGCGACCTTAAG ATCTGTGATTTTGGCCTGGCCCGGATTGCTGACCCTGAGCATGACCACACTGGCTTCCTGACGGAGTATGTGGCCACACGCTGGTACCGAGCCCCAGAGATCATGCTTAACTCCAAG GGCTACACCAAATCCATTGACATCTGGTCTGTGGGCTGCATTCTGGCTGAGATGCTCTCCAACCGGCCCATCTTCCCTGGCAAGCACTACCTGGACCAGCTCAACCACATTCTAG GTATCTTGGGCTCCCCATCCCAGGAGGACCTTAATTGTATCATCAACATGAAGGCCCGAAACTATCTACAGTCTCTGCCCTCGAAAACTAAGGTGGCTTGGGCCAAGCTTTTCCCCAAATCTGACTCCAAAG CACTTGACCTGCTGGACCGGATGTTAACCTTCAACCCCAACAAGCGCATCACTGTAGAGGAAGCTCTGGCTCACCCGTACCTGGAACAGTACTATGACCCAACAGATGAG CCAGTGGCTGAGGAGCCCTTCACCTTTGACATGGAGCTGGATGATCTCCCCAAGGAGCGGCTGAAGGAACTGATCTTCCAAGAGACCGCCCGCTTCCAGCCAGGGGCCTCAGAGGCCCCCTAA